From the genome of Phytohabitans rumicis, one region includes:
- a CDS encoding DUF4190 domain-containing protein: MQPGYPGQDPNDQPQYGQPGPAQPPYGQPQYDPQYGQPQYGQPQYGQPQYGQPAYQDPYAQQPPQAPIYPGAGYGAPGPVQGPNNTLGLVGMILGIAAIPLGPCCTFIGVPLGIAALVLGFLGKNKVDQGLANNAGQAKAAIICGGIGIALGILWVVLSLAFNWNSLVTS, encoded by the coding sequence ATGCAGCCCGGCTATCCCGGCCAGGACCCGAATGACCAACCGCAATACGGTCAACCAGGTCCGGCGCAACCACCGTATGGCCAGCCGCAGTACGACCCGCAGTACGGCCAGCCACAGTATGGCCAGCCGCAATACGGTCAGCCGCAGTACGGCCAACCCGCCTACCAGGACCCGTACGCGCAGCAGCCCCCGCAGGCGCCGATCTACCCGGGCGCCGGCTACGGCGCGCCGGGCCCGGTCCAGGGCCCGAACAACACCCTGGGCCTCGTCGGCATGATCCTCGGCATCGCGGCGATCCCGCTGGGGCCGTGCTGCACGTTCATCGGCGTGCCGCTCGGCATCGCCGCCCTCGTGCTCGGCTTCCTGGGTAAGAACAAGGTCGACCAAGGCTTGGCGAACAATGCCGGCCAGGCGAAGGCCGCGATCATCTGCGGTGGAATCGGCATCGCGCTGGGCATCCTGTGGGTCGTCCTCAGCCTCGCGTTCAACTGGAACAGCCTGGTCACGAGCTAG
- a CDS encoding CysS/YqeB C-terminal domain-containing protein — protein MSVRSGAAPPSQRRREPHPTADPAATGKAAPSGAAAHATKPAMRGLLVIMGSGETAPTMVKPHRAILERVGDRKAILLDTPYGFQSNADDISARAVTYFATSVGRQIDVLSWRRPPADTLARERALTTLRESGWVFAGPGSPTYTLRQWRDTPVPELIAGKLRDGGVVCFASAAALTLGSHAIPVYEIYKAGIDPHWVPALDLVSPVLGFPTVIIPHYDNAEGGHHDTRYCYLGEGRLTAMEAELPPDSVILGVDEHTAVVFDLTARTASVLGNGALTVRQRGDSVVHPAGSVLDIASLPSGGAAPASAPVVLDEPAAPPASLLAAADALDARFAAALAGRDVDGCVKAILELEQVIVDWSADTNISDEGEQARALLRSMVVRLGELAEAGARDPRDVLDPYVSLLLEIRAEARANRDWATSDRIRHRLTTAGVELRDTPAGPEWLI, from the coding sequence GTGAGCGTGCGCAGCGGCGCGGCGCCGCCTTCCCAGCGGCGCCGCGAGCCGCACCCGACCGCGGACCCCGCCGCCACTGGGAAGGCGGCGCCTTCGGGCGCCGCTGCGCACGCGACCAAGCCGGCGATGCGCGGTCTCCTGGTGATCATGGGCTCGGGGGAGACCGCCCCGACCATGGTCAAGCCGCACCGGGCCATCCTGGAACGGGTCGGCGACCGCAAGGCGATCCTCCTCGACACCCCGTACGGCTTCCAGTCCAACGCCGACGACATCTCCGCGCGGGCGGTCACCTACTTCGCCACGAGCGTGGGCCGGCAGATCGACGTACTCTCCTGGCGCCGGCCGCCCGCCGACACCCTCGCCCGGGAGCGGGCGCTCACCACGCTCCGCGAGTCGGGCTGGGTGTTCGCCGGTCCGGGCAGCCCGACGTACACCCTGCGGCAGTGGCGGGACACCCCCGTGCCGGAGCTGATCGCGGGCAAACTGCGGGACGGCGGCGTGGTCTGCTTCGCCAGCGCCGCCGCGCTCACCCTCGGCAGCCACGCCATCCCCGTGTACGAGATCTACAAGGCCGGCATCGACCCGCACTGGGTGCCGGCGCTCGACCTGGTCTCCCCGGTGCTCGGCTTTCCCACCGTGATCATTCCGCACTACGACAACGCCGAGGGCGGCCACCACGACACCCGCTACTGCTACCTCGGCGAGGGCCGGCTGACCGCCATGGAGGCCGAACTACCGCCCGACTCGGTGATCCTCGGCGTCGACGAGCACACCGCCGTCGTCTTCGACCTGACCGCCCGGACCGCGTCGGTGCTCGGCAACGGCGCCCTGACCGTACGCCAGCGCGGCGACAGCGTCGTCCACCCGGCGGGCTCGGTGCTGGACATCGCGTCGCTCCCTTCTGGTGGTGCCGCTCCCGCCTCCGCTCCTGTGGTCCTGGATGAGCCGGCGGCCCCGCCCGCATCCTTGCTGGCAGCCGCCGACGCGCTCGACGCCCGGTTCGCGGCGGCCCTCGCCGGGCGGGACGTCGACGGCTGCGTCAAGGCGATCCTCGAACTCGAACAGGTCATCGTCGACTGGTCCGCCGACACCAACATCTCCGACGAGGGCGAACAGGCCCGCGCGCTGCTCCGCTCGATGGTCGTACGCCTCGGCGAGCTGGCCGAGGCGGGCGCCCGCGACCCCCGCGACGTCCTCGACCCGTACGTCTCCCTGCTGCTGGAGATCCGCGCAGAAGCCCGCGCCAACCGCGACTGGGCCACCTCCGACCGCATCCGCCACCGCCTGACCACCGCCGGCGTAGAACTCCGCGACACCCCCGCCGGCCCCGAATGGCTCATCTAG
- the mdh gene encoding malate dehydrogenase, translating to MGKKVTVVGAGFYGSTTAQRLAEYDIFDTVVLTDIVEGKPEGLALDMNQSRAVEGFETKVVGQTTGPSGEGYEAIEGSDIVVITAGLPRKPGMSRMDLLGVNAKIVRQVAENVAKYAPNAVVIVVSNPLDEMTALAQLATGFPKNRVMGQAGMLDTARFTNNVAETLAVPVGSVKTLTLGSHGDTMVPVPSACTVNGKPLSEFLPAEKIEELVVRTRNGGAEVVALLKTGSAYYAPSAAAARMARAVAEDSGAVLPVCAWVDGEYGIAGVYLGVEASIGANGVNRVVETELTDTELAGLKEAAEAVRAKQADIASL from the coding sequence ATGGGCAAGAAGGTCACCGTCGTCGGCGCCGGCTTCTACGGCTCCACGACCGCGCAGCGCCTCGCCGAGTACGACATCTTCGACACGGTCGTGCTCACCGACATCGTGGAGGGCAAGCCGGAGGGCCTCGCGCTGGACATGAACCAGTCGCGCGCGGTCGAGGGCTTCGAGACGAAGGTCGTCGGGCAGACCACCGGGCCGAGCGGCGAGGGGTACGAGGCCATCGAGGGCTCGGACATCGTGGTCATCACCGCCGGGCTGCCCCGCAAGCCGGGCATGAGCCGGATGGACCTGCTCGGCGTCAACGCCAAGATCGTGCGGCAGGTCGCCGAGAACGTCGCCAAGTACGCCCCGAACGCCGTCGTCATCGTCGTCTCCAACCCGCTCGACGAGATGACCGCGCTGGCGCAGCTCGCGACCGGCTTCCCGAAGAACCGGGTCATGGGCCAGGCGGGCATGCTGGACACCGCCCGGTTCACCAACAACGTGGCCGAGACGCTCGCCGTACCCGTCGGGTCGGTGAAGACCCTCACGCTCGGCTCGCACGGCGACACGATGGTGCCGGTGCCGTCGGCGTGCACGGTCAACGGCAAGCCGCTGTCTGAGTTCCTCCCGGCCGAGAAGATCGAAGAGCTGGTCGTCCGTACCCGCAACGGCGGCGCCGAGGTGGTCGCGCTGCTGAAGACGGGGTCGGCGTACTACGCCCCGTCCGCGGCCGCCGCCCGCATGGCGCGCGCCGTCGCCGAGGACTCCGGCGCGGTCCTGCCAGTCTGTGCGTGGGTGGACGGCGAGTACGGCATCGCGGGCGTCTACCTCGGTGTCGAGGCGTCGATCGGTGCCAACGGCGTCAACCGCGTCGTCGAGACCGAGCTGACCGACACCGAGCTCGCCGGCCTGAAGGAAGCCGCCGAGGCCGTCCGCGCCAAGCAGGCCGACATCGCTTCGCTCTGA
- a CDS encoding MBL fold metallo-hydrolase, whose translation MPLTRTVGPATIVAMQDGEGPFFQPREEAFPQATAEQWRRADERDPGAVTADGQWWLRFRCFAVRHGDRVTMVDTGIGPADSLAASWAPVPGRLPEELAAAGIDPADVDTVVITHLHTDHIGWAVVGTPYFPNATYLIQRADAEAFGADRKALLDGLGGQLRLVEGDVRIAAGLTAIATPGHTPGHQSVLIEYDDERLLVTGDLLVHALQLVAPETPYSHEVDAEMARESRTSLLRDGLILATPHLTDPFVRV comes from the coding sequence ATGCCGCTCACCCGCACTGTCGGCCCCGCCACCATCGTCGCCATGCAGGACGGTGAGGGGCCCTTCTTCCAGCCTCGGGAGGAGGCATTTCCGCAGGCTACCGCCGAGCAGTGGCGGCGCGCCGACGAACGCGACCCGGGCGCGGTCACGGCCGACGGGCAGTGGTGGCTGCGGTTCCGGTGCTTCGCCGTACGGCACGGCGACCGCGTCACGATGGTCGACACCGGCATCGGCCCCGCCGACTCGCTGGCCGCGAGTTGGGCGCCCGTGCCCGGCCGGCTGCCCGAGGAGCTCGCCGCCGCCGGGATCGACCCCGCCGACGTCGACACCGTCGTGATCACGCACCTGCACACCGACCACATCGGCTGGGCGGTCGTCGGGACGCCGTACTTCCCCAACGCGACGTACCTCATCCAGCGGGCCGACGCGGAGGCGTTCGGCGCGGACCGCAAGGCCCTCCTCGACGGACTCGGCGGCCAGCTACGGCTCGTCGAGGGCGACGTCCGGATCGCCGCCGGACTCACCGCCATCGCCACCCCCGGCCACACGCCGGGGCATCAGTCAGTGCTCATCGAGTACGACGATGAGCGGCTCCTCGTCACCGGCGACCTGCTCGTGCACGCTCTGCAACTGGTAGCGCCGGAAACCCCGTACTCCCATGAGGTGGACGCGGAGATGGCGCGCGAGTCCCGGACGAGCCTGCTCCGCGACGGCCTGATCCTGGCGACCCCCCACCTGACCGACCCGTTCGTCCGGGTGTAG
- a CDS encoding bifunctional methylenetetrahydrofolate dehydrogenase/methenyltetrahydrofolate cyclohydrolase: MTATLLDGKATAAAIKEDLRSRVKALAERGIVPGLGTVLVGDDPGSHAYVRGKHRDSEEVGIASFRRELPADTTQAEVEAVVAELNADPACHGYIVQLPLPPQIDTQRVLELIDPDKDADGLHPVNLGRLVLGYDGPLPCTPRGIVDLLRRYGVPLRGAEVTVIGRGTTVGRPLGLLLTRRSENATVTLCHTGTRDLASHTLGADIVIAAAGVPGLLTADMVRPGAVVVDVGITRVVGPDGKGVYTGDVAPEVAEVAGALAPVPGGIGPMTRAMLLTNVVERAERS; encoded by the coding sequence GTGACGGCGACACTCCTGGACGGTAAGGCAACCGCGGCGGCAATCAAGGAAGACCTGCGGTCGCGGGTCAAGGCTCTCGCCGAAAGAGGCATCGTCCCAGGACTCGGCACCGTGCTGGTCGGCGACGACCCGGGCTCCCACGCGTACGTCCGGGGCAAGCACCGCGACAGCGAAGAGGTGGGCATCGCCTCGTTCCGCCGCGAGCTGCCCGCCGACACCACCCAGGCCGAGGTCGAGGCCGTCGTCGCCGAGCTCAACGCCGACCCGGCCTGCCACGGCTACATCGTCCAGCTTCCGCTGCCCCCGCAGATCGACACCCAGCGGGTGCTGGAGCTGATCGACCCGGACAAGGACGCGGACGGGCTGCACCCGGTCAACCTGGGCCGGCTCGTGCTCGGGTACGACGGGCCGCTGCCCTGCACGCCGCGCGGCATCGTGGACCTGCTGCGGCGGTACGGCGTACCGCTGCGCGGGGCGGAGGTCACCGTGATCGGGCGCGGCACCACGGTGGGCCGCCCGCTCGGCCTGCTGCTCACCCGGCGCAGCGAAAACGCGACCGTGACCCTCTGCCACACCGGCACCCGCGACCTGGCGAGCCACACGCTCGGGGCCGACATCGTGATCGCGGCGGCGGGCGTGCCCGGCCTGCTCACCGCCGACATGGTCCGGCCCGGCGCGGTGGTGGTCGACGTCGGGATCACCCGCGTGGTCGGCCCGGACGGCAAGGGCGTCTACACCGGCGACGTGGCCCCCGAGGTGGCGGAGGTGGCCGGCGCGCTGGCCCCGGTGCCGGGCGGCATCGGCCCCATGACCCGCGCGATGCTCCTCACCAACGTGGTAGAGCGCGCCGAACGCTCCTAG
- a CDS encoding peptide ABC transporter substrate-binding protein, which yields MLLHRLALPIAAVLALTACDPFGGDAASGDAPGVVSIQIGEPRHMIPTNTNDPSGIQVLAALFAPLVDYDEKHQPYEVAAESIKSTDHRVWTITLKDGYTFHNGEKVTADSYLNAWNYGAYAPNKQAKSYYFAKIAGYAATQPAGAGTAPAAKTLSGLKKIDDKTFQVTLSAPFTEFKTMLGDTAFYPLPEAAWQAPGVLNPGFESAVIGQGPFKLTKKWEVERYDAYPGEKPSISGAVFRVYDSLTSAYADVLSDDLDVIRTIPAEKVAGARDDLGGRYGTSLDSTIQFLAFPAFQPEYFKGNVRRAISMAIDRDAIVRTVFEDSQQPARAFVSPIVAGYRENSCGASCEFDPAEAKRMYAEAGGPATLQISYNDDGGHQAWVEATCAQLRTNLGVQCTAVPEAGFGDLLTKVEQRKPVGMFRMGWPMDYPSMESYLAPLYSTTGSSNYAGYSNPRFDTLVSEAMQASNEANTIKKYQEAEDILARDMPVIPLRFGQNNFGYSSKVSDVALDLFGRVNLLKLTTSSS from the coding sequence ATGCTGCTCCACAGGCTCGCGCTCCCAATCGCGGCCGTCCTTGCTCTGACCGCGTGCGACCCGTTCGGTGGCGACGCGGCCAGCGGCGACGCGCCGGGGGTGGTCAGCATCCAGATCGGCGAGCCGCGACACATGATCCCCACCAACACGAACGACCCCAGCGGCATCCAGGTGCTCGCCGCCCTCTTCGCGCCGCTGGTCGACTACGACGAGAAACACCAGCCGTACGAGGTCGCGGCCGAGTCGATCAAGTCGACCGACCACAGGGTATGGACCATCACGCTCAAGGACGGCTATACGTTCCACAACGGCGAGAAGGTCACCGCCGACAGCTACCTCAACGCGTGGAACTACGGGGCGTACGCGCCGAACAAGCAGGCCAAGAGCTACTACTTCGCCAAGATCGCCGGGTACGCCGCGACCCAACCGGCCGGCGCCGGCACCGCCCCGGCCGCGAAGACCCTGTCCGGGCTGAAGAAGATCGACGACAAGACCTTCCAGGTGACGCTGTCGGCGCCGTTCACCGAGTTCAAGACCATGCTGGGTGACACCGCGTTCTACCCGCTCCCGGAGGCGGCCTGGCAGGCGCCCGGCGTACTGAACCCCGGCTTCGAAAGCGCGGTCATCGGCCAGGGCCCGTTCAAGCTCACGAAGAAGTGGGAGGTCGAGCGCTACGACGCGTACCCGGGAGAAAAGCCCAGCATCAGCGGCGCCGTCTTCCGCGTGTACGACAGCCTGACGTCCGCGTATGCGGACGTCCTCAGCGACGACCTCGACGTGATCCGCACGATCCCGGCGGAGAAGGTGGCCGGGGCGCGCGACGACCTCGGCGGCCGGTACGGCACCAGCCTCGACTCGACGATCCAGTTCCTGGCGTTCCCGGCGTTCCAGCCCGAGTACTTCAAGGGCAACGTGCGCCGCGCGATCTCCATGGCGATCGACCGGGACGCGATCGTGCGCACCGTCTTCGAGGACTCGCAGCAGCCGGCCCGCGCGTTCGTGTCGCCGATCGTGGCCGGCTACCGGGAAAACAGCTGCGGCGCGTCGTGCGAGTTCGACCCCGCCGAGGCCAAGCGCATGTACGCCGAGGCGGGCGGCCCGGCGACGCTCCAGATCAGCTACAACGACGACGGTGGGCACCAGGCGTGGGTGGAGGCGACCTGCGCACAGTTGCGCACCAACCTGGGCGTCCAGTGCACCGCCGTCCCCGAGGCCGGCTTCGGCGACCTGCTCACCAAGGTCGAGCAGCGCAAGCCGGTGGGCATGTTCCGGATGGGCTGGCCGATGGACTACCCGTCGATGGAGAGCTACCTCGCCCCGCTGTACTCCACGACCGGCTCCTCCAACTACGCCGGCTACAGCAACCCGCGCTTCGACACGCTGGTCAGCGAGGCGATGCAGGCGTCCAACGAGGCCAACACGATCAAGAAGTACCAGGAGGCCGAGGACATCCTCGCCCGCGACATGCCGGTCATCCCGCTCCGCTTCGGGCAGAACAACTTCGGCTACTCAAGCAAGGTGAGCGACGTAGCCCTCGACCTCTTCGGCCGCGTCAACCTGCTGAAGCTCACCACCTCCTCGTCGTGA
- a CDS encoding peptidoglycan DD-metalloendopeptidase family protein → MLAFAVSALLLVPGLAAASPDLEAAVKAKIGTGAQVTIAPRTTGEWGFGAVVRPAPAAEHAYPDGWLFVARRTATRWKVALEGEAAFARLSAAASILSPDERRVLGNRTESDGDRRTGMRLPYGLGQTWRYTGGPHPMGGTVRSSIDLAGGDGKVLAARGGLAYTMCKSGKGWVRVVHDRGYATDYYHLEGNIKVDGRAVAEGAFLGNIGNDVSCGGRSTGKHVHLSLRRNGVYAPIDGYAFGKWVIVATGKAYSGLARHGSKQVGVGGGLFNYGPLGLAQGIVDTDGGSTLNRRTGPGTTFPIAGKLADGDTVTIACSARGTRHTGRGGYTSDLWNKLTDGSWISDVYVWTGTGEPVNGLCT, encoded by the coding sequence ATGCTGGCCTTCGCTGTATCGGCGCTGTTGCTCGTACCTGGTCTCGCTGCTGCGTCGCCAGACCTGGAAGCCGCTGTCAAAGCCAAGATCGGCACCGGGGCGCAGGTGACCATCGCGCCGCGCACCACCGGCGAGTGGGGCTTCGGCGCGGTCGTGCGTCCCGCGCCGGCCGCGGAACACGCGTACCCGGATGGCTGGCTCTTCGTGGCCCGGCGGACCGCGACGCGCTGGAAGGTGGCCCTGGAGGGCGAGGCCGCGTTCGCCCGGCTGAGCGCGGCCGCGTCGATCCTCAGCCCCGACGAGCGTCGGGTCCTGGGCAACCGGACGGAGAGCGACGGTGACCGGCGCACCGGCATGCGGCTGCCGTACGGGCTCGGGCAGACCTGGCGGTACACCGGCGGGCCGCACCCGATGGGCGGGACCGTGCGCAGCTCGATCGACCTGGCCGGCGGCGACGGCAAGGTGCTCGCGGCGCGCGGCGGGCTGGCGTACACGATGTGCAAGTCCGGCAAGGGCTGGGTGCGGGTGGTGCACGACCGCGGGTACGCGACCGACTACTACCACCTGGAGGGCAACATCAAGGTGGACGGCAGGGCGGTCGCGGAGGGCGCCTTCCTCGGCAACATCGGCAACGACGTGTCGTGCGGCGGGCGTTCCACGGGCAAGCACGTGCACCTTTCGCTTCGCCGCAACGGGGTCTACGCCCCCATCGACGGGTACGCCTTCGGCAAGTGGGTGATCGTGGCGACCGGCAAGGCGTACAGCGGCCTGGCGCGGCACGGGTCCAAGCAGGTGGGCGTCGGCGGCGGGCTGTTCAACTACGGCCCGCTCGGCCTCGCGCAGGGCATCGTGGACACCGACGGCGGCAGCACGCTCAACCGGCGTACCGGCCCGGGGACCACGTTTCCGATCGCGGGCAAACTGGCCGACGGCGACACGGTGACGATCGCCTGCTCGGCCCGGGGGACCCGGCACACCGGGCGCGGCGGCTACACCAGCGACCTGTGGAACAAGCTGACCGACGGCAGTTGGATCAGCGATGTGTACGTGTGGACCGGCACAGGTGAGCCGGTCAACGGACTCTGCACCTGA
- the purN gene encoding phosphoribosylglycinamide formyltransferase gives MREPARLVVLVSGSGSNLQALLDASADPAYGARVVAVGADRDGIAGLDRAAAAGVPTFVDVVRSYPTRERWDAALTAHVAEHKPDLVISAGFLKLVGAEFLAAFGDRYINTHNSLLPAFPGMHGPRDALAYGVRLAGATLFFVDAGVDTGPIIAQVAVPVLPDDTEDTLTERIKEAERRQLVESVGRLVREGWTITGRRVMIP, from the coding sequence GTGCGCGAACCCGCCCGCCTCGTGGTCCTGGTCTCCGGCTCGGGCAGCAATCTGCAGGCCCTTCTCGACGCGAGCGCCGACCCGGCGTACGGCGCGCGGGTCGTCGCGGTCGGTGCCGACCGCGACGGCATCGCCGGCCTAGACCGGGCCGCCGCGGCCGGCGTGCCCACCTTCGTCGACGTGGTGCGCTCCTATCCCACCCGCGAGCGGTGGGACGCCGCCCTCACCGCCCACGTCGCCGAGCACAAGCCGGACCTGGTCATCTCCGCCGGCTTCCTCAAGCTGGTCGGCGCGGAGTTCCTGGCCGCCTTCGGCGACCGGTACATCAACACGCACAATTCGCTGCTGCCGGCATTTCCCGGCATGCACGGTCCGCGCGACGCGCTCGCCTATGGGGTACGCCTGGCCGGCGCCACTCTGTTCTTTGTGGACGCCGGCGTCGACACCGGACCGATCATCGCTCAGGTGGCCGTGCCCGTGCTGCCCGACGACACGGAAGACACGCTCACCGAGCGCATCAAGGAAGCGGAGCGGCGCCAGCTCGTCGAGTCGGTCGGCCGCCTGGTCCGCGAGGGCTGGACCATCACCGGAAGAAGGGTCATGATCCCATGA
- a CDS encoding NADP-dependent isocitrate dehydrogenase, with amino-acid sequence MAKIKVNNPVVELDGDEMTRIIWKQIREQLILPYLDVELEYYDLSIQYRDETDDQVTVDAANAINRHGVGVKCATITPDEARVVEFDLKKMWRSPNGTIRNILGGVVFREPIIMSNVPRLVPGWTKPIVIGRHAHGDQYKATDFVVPGPGTLTVTFQPEDGSAPMEFEVAKYPGGGVAMAMYNFDESIRDFARASFRYGLDRGYPVYLSTKNTILKAYDGRFKDLFAEVFEAEFASAFATAGITYEHRLIDDMVAAALKWEGGFVWAAKNYDGDVQSDTVAQGFGSLGLMTSVLMTPDGRTVEAEAAHGTVTRHYRQWQKGEKTSTNPIASIFAWTRGLAHRGKLDGTPAVTEFANKLEQVCIETVEGGQMTKDLALLISRDAPWLTTDEFMNALDQNLAKKLA; translated from the coding sequence ATGGCGAAGATCAAGGTAAATAACCCGGTCGTTGAGCTCGACGGCGACGAGATGACCCGGATCATCTGGAAGCAGATCCGGGAGCAGTTGATCCTGCCTTACCTCGACGTCGAGCTGGAGTACTACGACCTCTCGATCCAGTACCGCGACGAGACCGACGACCAGGTCACCGTCGACGCGGCGAACGCCATCAACCGGCACGGCGTGGGCGTGAAGTGTGCCACCATCACGCCCGACGAGGCGCGGGTCGTCGAGTTCGACCTGAAGAAGATGTGGCGCTCGCCCAACGGCACCATCCGCAACATCCTCGGTGGCGTGGTCTTCCGCGAGCCGATCATCATGTCGAACGTGCCGCGGCTCGTGCCCGGCTGGACCAAGCCGATCGTCATCGGCCGTCACGCCCACGGCGACCAGTACAAGGCGACCGACTTCGTGGTGCCCGGTCCCGGCACGCTGACGGTCACGTTCCAGCCCGAGGACGGCTCGGCGCCGATGGAGTTCGAGGTCGCCAAGTACCCCGGCGGCGGCGTGGCCATGGCCATGTACAACTTCGACGAGTCGATCCGCGACTTCGCCCGCGCCTCCTTCCGGTACGGCCTCGACCGCGGCTACCCGGTCTACCTGTCGACGAAGAACACGATCCTCAAGGCGTACGACGGTCGCTTCAAGGACCTGTTCGCCGAGGTGTTCGAGGCCGAGTTCGCTTCGGCGTTCGCGACCGCCGGCATCACGTACGAGCACCGGCTCATCGACGACATGGTGGCCGCCGCGCTGAAGTGGGAGGGCGGCTTCGTCTGGGCCGCCAAGAACTACGACGGCGACGTGCAGTCCGACACCGTCGCGCAGGGCTTCGGCTCGCTCGGCCTGATGACCTCCGTACTGATGACCCCGGACGGCCGGACCGTCGAGGCGGAGGCGGCCCACGGCACGGTCACCCGGCACTACCGGCAGTGGCAGAAGGGCGAGAAGACCTCCACGAACCCGATCGCCTCGATCTTCGCCTGGACTCGTGGCCTGGCCCACCGCGGCAAGTTGGACGGCACGCCCGCGGTGACCGAATTCGCCAACAAGCTGGAGCAGGTCTGCATCGAAACCGTCGAGGGCGGTCAGATGACCAAGGACCTGGCCCTGCTCATCAGCCGCGACGCCCCCTGGCTGACCACCGACGAGTTCATGAACGCCCTAGACCAAAACCTAGCCAAGAAACTCGCCTAG